GGGCAAAACATGAAGCCACCGTTTCCAACAAAGGAAGACTTCATCGAAGCGTGGATCACGATGTCGAAGTTCCAGCATGAGTCGCCCGAACACAAAGAGGCGTTTTGGGCATTTCAGCACATGTATGACCTCATCCACGAGCAGCCGGACGTCGCGTTCGGGTTGATCCTGGAGATTTGGTCACGTGATCAGTCGTGGACAGTGATCCAGAATCTGTCGGCTGGCCCACTCGAGGATCTGCTCACCACCCACGGACCCGAGATGATCGGTCGTGTGGAAGAAGAAGCGGCGAGGAATTCTAGCTTCAGAAAGCTGCTCGGGGGCGTCTGGAAGAATGCCATGCACGATTCAGTATGGGCGAAAGTCCAAGAGATTTGGGATCGGCGCGGCTGGGATGGAATTCCGGAAGATGAAGCCCAACCAGACGGCACAGACAACTCCGGGGCTGCGTCCCGTCGTGTCTGACCTGAACCGATCGGCGGAAGAAATGAGCACACCGACATCTTCAGAAAAAGGAAGAGCCGTCATGTCCGCGCTGATAGCGGCGGTGGTAACGAGCGAGATCTATTCGCTGGCGATAGATCACCTTTAACGATCGCCGGAAGAAAGATGAGCACCCTCGAGCCTCCCAAGTTTCGCCTACTCGCTGGAAGCCTATGGAAGAAGATCGTCGGCAGCGGGGCACTCGCGGTTTTCGGATATTCTGTGTGGGAGGTGATTGCCTTGAAGAGCGGAGATCGCGTTGCCGCGATTCTGTTGCTCGTCTCTTTCGGCGTTATCTTTGCCCTCAGCCTTTCGGATGCTTTTCGTCATCGTCGCGAGACTCGCGAGTGGATGAAGAGCCGATCCAGCCACTAGAGACAACGCGCGGGAAGTGACCGTAATTCGCATGGCCCAGCTCCGCTCAGCATCTCCCGTTTTTCAGAAGGGCTCACTGCACGCTCGCCCGCGCGTGTCTCACCGTTAACGTTGGGCGAAACATGGCATCGGAAGTAATATCTCTAACGCCGCGAGGTTCGCTGTTCCGCGCTCTCTCTTATGATCTTCGCTGCATGCGGCAGCGTCCGATCGAGACAAAAGAAGGAAGAGAAGCTTGGTATTTCGAGATTCAGCAGTTTCGAGTGAAGCTTGGGACGACCTACGCGAGCATCTACGATTCGCTACCGCACGAGTTGGAGCACTATTTGGACGACGCTGATATTCGAGCCAAGGATGCCGGCTATCGGAAGAAGCAGGAAGAATTCATGGATGATTTTCTCGATTTCATCTCTGCCGAGATTCGGAAAGAAGTTCTGAAAGAGCCCAACCAGGCATCAGAGCCAACGTCCGGGCTGGCGCCCGGCCGTGGCTCACTTTGAACGTTCGGCAAATGTCACGTATCCGCAGCCTACTTGTCGCGACAGCCATCATCCTGCCGATTGGCGGTTGCGCTTGGCTCATCAAGGAAGCGCTCGACCCGAATATGCGCGGTCCTCGCGGCTATTATACCCGGCAGCGACGATCATCATGGAGACCGGCACGCATTCGCCGTGGGTCTCGCGCCTGCTCGATCAGCAGGGCCATCGCGTGATCGTCGCCAACGCCCGCAAGCTCCGCGCCATCTGCTCGCCGTTCCGCCCGCAATGGCGGGCACCCGGACCGGCTCGCCCTTCGCTTCGGGCTGCGCCCTCTCCGCGCTGCCGCGCTCCGTCCGCCAGCCACACCAAGAACGACGCCGAGGACGCCCGCATGCTCGCCCGCCTCGGCCGCGCCGATCCCGCCTTGCTCAGTCCGATCCAGCACCGCAGCGAACAAGGCCAGCGCGCGCTCGTGCGCCTCAAAGTCCGCGAAGCCCTCGTGCGCTCCCACTGAGCGCACCCGCCGGGAGGACCGCGGTTTTCGCGCCGACTGACGATCGAACGGGCCAGAAACCGTCACCCGCCGGCCTGCTATTAGCCGCGACCCCGTTAGCCGATAAGTCGCGCGGCCCCGCCCCCGCGCCTTTGACTTCACCGCCGCGCGCCGCACGATGCAGCCCGCATGTCGCCCGTCGCTGCCTCTGCCGAACAAGTCTTCCACGTGCGCGGCCTCACCAAGGTCTACGGCGAAGGCGCCGCGCAAGTCCGTGCCCTCGACGGCGTCGACCTCGACCTCCGCGCCGGCGAACTCGTCGTGCTCCTCGGCCCATCCGGTTCCGGCAAGACCACGCTCCTGAACCAGCTCGGCGGCCTCGACCTCCCGACCTCCGGCGAGCTCCGCTACCGCGATGTCGATCTCACGCACGCCACCGAAGAGCGCCTGACGCTCTACCGCCGCGCGTCCGTTGGTTTCATTTTTCAATTCTACAACCTCATCCCGAGCCTCACCGCCCGCGAGAACGTCGCCCTCATCACCGAGATCGCCGCGCAGCCGCTCGCCCCCGAGACCGCGCTCGAGATGGTCGGTCTCGCCGCGCGCATGGACCATTTTCCCGCGCAACTCTCCGGTGGCGAACAACAGCGCGTGGCCATCGCCCGCGCCATCGCCAAGCGCCCCGAGGTTCTCCTCTGCGACGAACCCACCGGCGCGCTCGACGTGAAGACCGGCATCGTCGTCCTCGAAGCCATCCAGCGCGTGAACCGCGAACTCGGCACCCTCACCGTCATCATCACCCACAACGCCGTCATGGCCGACATGGCCGACCGCGTGATCCACTTCATGGACGGCAAAGTCCAGAGCGAACACCGCAACGCCACCCGCGCCGCGCCGAGCACTTTGCGGTGGTGATCGCCCACGGAACACACGGAAGACACGGAACCACGCCGCCATGAATTTCCCTCTCCCGGCATTTCACTCCGAAAGTAGGGCGCGGGCTCCGCTCCGCGCCGCCCTTTCGTGTGCTTCGCGTGTTTCGTGGGCCGCCGCTTCCGTGTTTTCCGTTTATTCCGTGGGCCGCCCGTCCTCCGCTCTCCGCTCTCGATCCTCCGCCTCGTGATCAGCCACCTCGACCGCAAGCTCCTCCGCGACCTGCGCCGCCTCAAGGGTCAGG
This portion of the Candidatus Didemnitutus sp. genome encodes:
- a CDS encoding ABC transporter ATP-binding protein yields the protein MSPVAASAEQVFHVRGLTKVYGEGAAQVRALDGVDLDLRAGELVVLLGPSGSGKTTLLNQLGGLDLPTSGELRYRDVDLTHATEERLTLYRRASVGFIFQFYNLIPSLTARENVALITEIAAQPLAPETALEMVGLAARMDHFPAQLSGGEQQRVAIARAIAKRPEVLLCDEPTGALDVKTGIVVLEAIQRVNRELGTLTVIITHNAVMADMADRVIHFMDGKVQSEHRNATRAAPSTLRW